In one window of bacterium DNA:
- a CDS encoding DNA photolyase, with translation MKYKLDKIIIDKRSLSHEIADRVRSTAKNVPVQIAEPDESGQIVKDLPLSKGKRILLLTVQNGGSVKPCPGTADPYICCKYTVINSANHCPMDCTYCVLQGYLERPCLTVFTNRHDIFADIDRVLKSEPHRFFRIGTGEFADSLALDDLTGFSSDIARFFEKKKNAVIELKTKASFVDNLLSSPPDNVVAAWSVNPDEIVRKEELRSASLKERLGSAKKCQDHGCMLAFHFDPLILYPGWKHGYSDVVRQIFSSVKEDRIAWISLGALRFPPPLKNIIKDRFPGTKIIYEEMIRGIDNKMRYILPLRVELFRHVFNEIRKFSKDLFVYFCMEPPWVWDSVMGKHPASDEELDFWFARSMYKRFPELNMEKPDRKNYKEDDFSRDQLS, from the coding sequence GTGAAGTATAAATTAGATAAAATCATAATAGATAAAAGATCTCTCAGCCATGAGATAGCAGACAGAGTGCGTTCAACAGCAAAGAACGTTCCTGTTCAGATTGCAGAACCGGATGAATCGGGACAAATTGTCAAAGATCTGCCTCTGTCCAAAGGAAAGAGGATTCTTCTGCTTACAGTGCAGAATGGAGGCAGTGTAAAGCCCTGCCCCGGTACTGCAGATCCGTATATCTGCTGCAAATACACAGTGATTAACAGCGCCAACCACTGCCCAATGGACTGTACCTATTGTGTGCTTCAGGGTTATCTTGAACGTCCCTGTCTTACTGTATTTACAAACAGACACGATATTTTTGCTGACATAGACAGGGTCCTTAAATCGGAACCGCACAGATTTTTCCGCATAGGCACAGGTGAATTTGCAGACAGTCTTGCTCTTGATGATTTAACAGGCTTTTCATCAGATATTGCCCGTTTTTTTGAAAAAAAGAAAAATGCTGTAATTGAACTTAAGACCAAGGCATCGTTTGTTGATAATTTATTGTCATCTCCGCCTGATAATGTAGTTGCTGCCTGGTCTGTTAATCCTGATGAAATTGTCAGAAAAGAGGAACTCCGGTCAGCATCTTTAAAAGAGCGGCTTGGTTCTGCAAAGAAATGTCAGGATCACGGGTGCATGCTCGCGTTTCATTTTGATCCGCTGATTCTGTATCCGGGGTGGAAGCATGGCTATTCAGATGTTGTGAGGCAGATTTTTTCAAGTGTCAAAGAAGACAGAATAGCATGGATAAGTCTTGGTGCTCTGCGTTTTCCCCCTCCTTTAAAAAATATTATTAAAGATCGTTTTCCCGGTACAAAAATAATTTACGAGGAAATGATCAGAGGTATTGATAATAAAATGCGGTATATTCTGCCTCTGCGTGTTGAGCTTTTCCGCCATGTGTTCAATGAGATTAGAAAGTTTTCAAAGGATCTGTTTGTCTATTTCTGTATGGAGCCCCCCTGGGTGTGGGATTCTGTAATGGGGAAACATCCTGCCTCTGATGAAGAACTGGATTTCTGGTTTGCCCGTTCCATGTATAAAAGATTCCCTGAGCTTAATATGGAAAAACCTGATCGCAAAAATTACAAAGAGGATGATTTCAGCCGGGATCAGCTTTCCTGA
- a CDS encoding HAD family phosphatase, whose amino-acid sequence MFGAVIFDMDGVIVDSEPLHIKAERKTLGPFGLDISDEEFHAYMGQTPRILLKGMIQKYNLDTAIDDLYAVHIQNLLSLYRDEVEPIPGALELVSQLKENRISLALASSSDFDLINVVLEKFGLTDTFKAVTSGQELDRVKPFPDIFLKTSERLNIPPKECVVIEDSTSGIRAAKAAGMTCIGFRSPNSKNQNYSDADVVVDDLRSVDMKFFESLYEKSQKD is encoded by the coding sequence ATGTTTGGAGCAGTAATTTTTGATATGGACGGCGTTATAGTTGACAGTGAGCCTCTGCATATAAAAGCTGAAAGAAAAACTCTTGGACCCTTCGGACTGGATATCTCAGACGAGGAATTCCACGCATACATGGGACAGACTCCGAGGATTCTACTTAAAGGCATGATCCAGAAATACAATCTTGATACAGCAATTGATGATTTGTATGCAGTACACATTCAAAACCTTCTCTCCCTGTACAGAGATGAGGTGGAGCCTATCCCGGGTGCTCTTGAGCTTGTTTCTCAATTAAAAGAAAACAGGATTTCCCTTGCTCTTGCATCAAGTTCGGATTTTGACCTTATCAATGTTGTTTTGGAAAAATTCGGACTTACAGATACATTCAAAGCAGTTACAAGCGGGCAGGAGTTAGACAGGGTAAAACCCTTTCCGGATATTTTCCTCAAAACTTCGGAAAGACTGAATATCCCTCCAAAAGAGTGTGTTGTAATAGAAGACTCCACTTCCGGAATACGTGCTGCAAAAGCAGCAGGCATGACTTGTATAGGGTTCAGAAGTCCGAACAGTAAAAATCAGAATTATTCGGATGCAGATGTTGTTGTTGATGATTTAAGGTCAGTTGATATGAAATTTTTTGAGAGTCTCTATGAGAAGAGCCAAAAAGATTAA
- a CDS encoding ParB-like nuclease domain-containing protein → MDIKRIKTREILDDFSLRFSDRRDISSLYVSIKNSGLIAPPCAALKKEGFQLISGFSRFEASKNAGLDPIPVRIKPEDISLSQVFYNEVEVHSVNRKFTLTEKARILKIVTELDVTEHDIAAFCRLIDLPEERGVIEKTVEILNFTDDVQNYIGMYDLSLRQTAMFKGLSELEQTLFTDLAKRLHIRGVELGKIIELVQDISGRTGEQAERILKRAEKNKPEFYENRNQALAHLKEELQSMRFPKMIQINNDLTKRRKMIKGAGGIKFEWDRTLENPGILISAKIKSSKDTDRILSVISDESNRKVLNRMLEIIVP, encoded by the coding sequence ATGGACATAAAAAGAATTAAAACAAGAGAAATCCTTGATGATTTCTCTTTGCGTTTTTCAGACAGAAGGGATATATCATCTCTTTATGTTTCAATAAAAAACAGCGGACTTATTGCACCTCCCTGTGCTGCCCTCAAAAAGGAAGGCTTTCAACTTATTTCCGGTTTCAGCAGATTTGAAGCTTCAAAAAATGCAGGCCTTGATCCTATTCCAGTCAGAATCAAACCTGAGGATATTTCTCTCTCTCAGGTATTTTACAATGAGGTTGAGGTGCACTCTGTTAACAGAAAATTCACTCTCACGGAAAAAGCACGGATATTAAAGATTGTGACGGAGCTTGATGTCACGGAACATGATATTGCGGCTTTTTGCAGATTGATTGATCTGCCTGAAGAGAGAGGAGTTATAGAAAAAACAGTTGAAATCCTGAATTTTACAGATGATGTTCAAAATTACATCGGAATGTACGATCTTTCCCTTCGCCAGACTGCGATGTTTAAAGGGCTTTCAGAACTGGAACAGACTCTGTTTACGGATCTTGCAAAAAGGCTGCACATACGGGGAGTTGAGTTGGGCAAAATTATTGAACTTGTTCAGGATATATCGGGCAGAACCGGAGAACAGGCAGAGCGGATTCTCAAACGCGCTGAGAAAAATAAACCGGAATTTTACGAAAACAGGAATCAGGCTTTGGCTCATTTGAAAGAAGAGCTGCAAAGTATGCGTTTTCCGAAAATGATTCAGATTAATAATGATCTGACAAAAAGAAGAAAGATGATAAAAGGAGCAGGCGGAATAAAATTTGAATGGGACAGAACTCTTGAGAATCCCGGGATACTTATATCCGCAAAAATAAAATCAAGCAAAGATACAGACAGAATCTTATCTGTGATCTCTGATGAGAGTAATAGAAAAGTGTTGAACCGGATGCTGGAAATTATTGTGCCGTGA